GGATTCCATGAGCCATGATTCTGGAGTGAACCTGTCCTCTCCTTGGCCACTTCCCCAAACTGCCCAAGGTAAGGAAGAACAAAATGTTTCACAACATGGGGGGAATGCCTTGAATTTTGCACCTTTCCAGAGTAAAACAGACCTGGTTTCTTCAAGTAGTTTGACTGATTATGGTTATGCAAAGCACTTAGACGGTGTTTTGCTCCCTCATGGAGTTGGCCCAGCACATTTGGGACATACCAATCCTGCTCCTCCATTTGTTGGTGGATTGGATCATTTTCCTATGATTAGCCCTTCCATCTCTTCATTGGtgtcaaaattaaatttctcaTTTGCTAACCATACAAGTCATCCAAATGTCTATGATCCATTTGATGCTTTACATATCCCTCCTGAAGACAGTGCAGCTGGAACTCCAAAAAATGTAGATAAAGATGATATCCTCagaaagtttcaacaatttaaacAATTTGATACAGTCGAAGATCATTCAGATCATCACTATACTAATAGTTCTTCGATGAAGCAGGTGAGTATTTTAGAAGATGCAACCATGctaacttttcttttatttttctatcaatgATTTGATTGCATAATGCTATAGCATCCTCTTTCTGGCAGCCACCAAAGACCTGGGCAAAGAGAATTCAGGACGAGTGGAGAATCCTGGAAAATGATTTGCCAGGTAAGCTTTAACCTTTCTGATTCTGATCATTAATTACCATTGCAAGTTTGAGTGGATGTTGGGtcccatttttttcttctcctaagGACCTCCTACCCACTGCAGCCTTCATGTTGTTCATAATGTTTACCTGTTCAGAATCACAAGGGGGAAACTGGTGAAGGTGTACCGATGTTTATGTGTATGCTAACAATAAATGTCACAaggactttttatttatttatctcatcCTCTATTTCATTAATGCTCTTAAGCATGTTGCCTTTTTTCCCCTTTACTATTGAGAGaaactttatgattttaataggttataaattttcaatatttgcATAATTCATTCTCACGTTTTGTTTGTCCTACTATTATCATGTCAACAGATTCTATATTTGTTAGGGTTTATGAAACAAGGATGGACCTATTGCGGGCTGTAATTATTGGAGCAGAGGGTACTCCCTACCACGATGgtctctttttctttgatgtttttttccctGCCGGCTACCCCAAAGTACCACCGGTATGTGATAGAGGTtgtgtgtgttattttttcatcttctgtTGAACAGTTTTCCATCTCATAATTTTGGATTTGTCTGTGCTAGCTTGTCTACTACCATTCTGGTGGTCTTCGACTCAACCCAAACTTGTACAGTTGTGGTAAAGTATGCCTCAGCCTTCTTGGGACCTGGCAGGGTAACAAGAATGAGATGTGGCAGCCTGGAGTCTCGACTGTGCTACAAGTTCTAGTATCTATACAGGCATTGATATTGAATCAGAAGCCCTTCTTTAATGAGCCTGGATATGAAAGATTGAGTGGTTCAGCAAATGGTGAAAAGCGATCTCAGGAGTACAGTGAGAGTACCTTTTGCTTTTCACTGAAAACAATGGCTTACACGATGAGGAGGCCGCCTAAGGTAAGTTTCTTTCACTGCTTATTTGCTTCATGAATTATTGCTGGTTTAAATGTTCATCTGAATTATTTGGATAACAATCCCAGGAGAagcttaaattattgaaaatatggGTAGCTTTCCTGTGTTCCACCACTAAACTGCCAATTGGAGAAGTTTTTAGTACAtttaaaatatgttgaaaatgagAACCATTGGAAGTTTAGGCAGATAAGGGTACTCGCCATGAATAACCGGAACAGTCTGAACGGTAATTGTTTCTTGTGCATAGACCCAGCGAGCACAGACCAGGCTTGCATTAATACTAGCAAACTGTCCATGAGATTTCTAAGTTGGTGAAAAGGCTCGCTTatctttagattttaaaactaatcaATTCAAATCATGGTTGGCCGCAGCATTTCGAGGACTTTGTACTGGGTCATTTCCACAAGCGTGCTAATGATATTCTGGTGGCATGTAAAGCCTACATGGATGGTGCTCAGGTAGGGTGTCTGGTCAATGGTGGGGTTCAGGATGTTGATGAGGGTGATAAGAGCTGCTCCAAGAGTTTTAAGGACTGCTTACCTGCCTATATTGATATACTAATGAAGCAGTTTTCACAAATTGGAGTCCAGGACACTGAAAAATTCCGAACATCAGGAAACGGTGGTGATAACTTATCAGGCAATGGACCCATGGCCGCAATATAAATGAGTTGTCGACGAGTAATCAATTTTGAGAAGTGACGGAAAGCATCTTTACATATGAGTAATCAATTTTTCCAATTTGTACCTGTACATGGATGTAGATAAGGATGAGATCATAAAGCTTTATGTACTTGTTCAGTTGCAATGTAAAAATGGCGTCGGCAACCTGCAATCATGTTGAAATGCTAGGTACTGGCTGCAACTGTGTTCGAAGTTTTGTTCATAGATACAGAACCGAAGGGACAGCTTTCAGTATTCATTTTGAAATTGGTCGTTGTTGAATTTAGACATTGTCTTACGTGATTATGATTTACTTGGAGTTTCTGGATGAGTTCTTTTGGGAACTTCTGAAAGTGGAAACATGTTAGAGAACTTGATCAACAATTCATTCGAAGATTGCACTGCTTGCTGGCTGGCTGTTCATAGCTCCTGGTAATCTCGGGAGGTGACGCTGATTTTGGGAGAGCTCATCACAAGAAATCTAGTTCGGCTCTAATAAGCCTGTTCCTGccttgggatctctgtttctcctGGACACCGTTCACGGGTTTCACTTTGAAGATACTTATTTAGCACATTACCAGTATAAAACTCCTTGGTGATGTGGATTGTATAGTTCTTTACGgtgtaaaataattaacttatatAAACTTCAAAGTATTccaacaactttttatttaagtGCATTTATAAGTAAGGTCCAACAAATTTATCTTTCTATAAGAAATGATCCTCAACTctagaataaaaagaaaataaacaggAAAAATAAAGCTTAAAATAGAGTAAAACTAGAAATATAAGCAAAGAAAAGTGTAAAAAGGCCTTTTCTTCAACCCTTCTTTTTCACacgaggaattttttttttagcataattatttttattatatcatttccttaataattaagatttttcaagTCTTGAGGAGTTCTAGAAGAGCCCATCACATAGTCTAGTAAAACAAGATTAATTCTTTATAATCTTACCATTAGattgagttaaaattttaacataaaattttaaaggttattttttatatagggtTAAAATTCCTTTATCATATGAGGTCAATAAGGCCTTTAAAAGTTACTATTCAagacttttttttccccttgtatttggattcttttttcctatttagaTTAACACTTTAaacttaattatgattttactGATTAAGATacttttcttgtatttaaaaactattgtaggaaatattttttttatttgatgattattgaattaaatagttttttgaattaattaaagtttCATTTATAGTTAAAGGTTGTAACATTAAGGATTGAGAGCCCTAGTTTCTTTTTCTATAGTTTTGGGCTATAAAAATTGAAGGGTTCAAAGAATCATAGTTTTTATCCATGTTATATACCGTGTCAATTAATACCACAACAGGTTGGTCTATTTGATGGACGAAGATGTAACAACCTATTTCACGATGCAGGAATGGATGTCATCTAGAACATTATAAGGGCTCAAGAGGCAACGTGAAAAAccctataaaagaaaaaacttggtTAACAAGAGCATTATGTAGTAGACTTAACTAAGCGGATAAATCAATTAAGATGTGTAAGTGTAATTACGAATCATAAAAAGGAGAGGAACACATCTAGAAACTTACCTTTTAGCAAGCCTAACTCTAGATCTATTATTGAAAATCCACATAGACAACAAATTGTCTATGTAGAGGGTGAAGATGAATTTTACAGGGGCTATAGGGCTTTGTCAGACCAAGGTAGACCAACCTAAGAGACAAAAATTGATCCACATTATCGAAGGTTAATATAGGTTaaaacctttaatttatttaggatTTTACTAATTAAGATGTCTTTCTTGTATTTAGGCATTCTTGcagtctatttttatttatttatttaaagattattgaattaattttttttcaatatatcgGAGTTTTCTCTATAGTTAAGAGCTTTAATATTAGGACTTGAGAAtcctaatttctttttctacaaTTAAGGGCTTTAACCCTTTAGGGATTGATGAACCTTAGTTTTGATCCACGTTATACATTGTGTCACTTTTATAGAGAATTTTAGGATCCAAAACTAATGGAATAGCTTTACTATTAGCTTTGATTATCCTTCAAAAAACTAGAATGATTTAGCTTTAAATCGGTTAtcttttaaagtgaaaaaaccTTTCATGTTcaaagaaaacttttttttaaaaaaaaaactgatcaaattttatcattcatcgGTTGAATTGGGCAAAACTATAGGCCAACAAAAGTTAATTCTTCATGGgccataaaattataaacccaAGCTCAAGTTTAGAATAAGTTGGCAAAAAATAACCTTTTGTAGCCCAATAAAATACTTTACAATAAACCCAAGCCCTGACCTGATCTCGAGTTGAGATGCATGTAAGTTTAAGctaaaaacctaattttcttAGGTCTACCCTCTAAAAACTTAAGTGCCTTTTGgattcaattttagtttttcaaatctCCACAAAATAAACCACTAGGAAAGCTTGTTGATCTTTTATGGAGGATAAAACTTTTAGAGGGTTATGAGTTTCTAAAAAACATGTCTACCAATGGTAGTGTTCTTTGAAATTAGTTTCTTATtcactataatttatttaaatcatgttaatattttatgttaaaaagcttatattagaaattaaattctaacAAATTTCTAAGCTAAAAGTGAGTTGACCCCTTAATTTGGCGGCCTTAAATGTGTttattaataatgattttaaacaaaattccaATAAATTTTGGAATAACAAAACTATGAATGATTCAAATTtactaaaattctaaaaataatgatGCATGAGGttggatttaaattaaaacacaaataatagtGGCAACATCCAAATGAGTTGTTAAATAGAGCGGCTAAATAACTCTCATAAAAGGGCCAGTCAAATAAATGTAATGGTAAAAGTTAATTTGAGAACCTTGCAATAATATCTCTGTATTATTAGTCTTGGTCAAGTTAACTTGATCAAACTGATTGTTATGTGGTTGCATTTAACTAGGATTTTATGTGTAAATATGGATTTTATAGGAGATAATGTCATTAATTTTTAGGagcattaacataaaaaataatgttagttATCTAGTTATTTAGCATAGTGGGGTAACAAACTCCtccattaatataaataaaaactactgaataaagaaaataaaaacctcacaaaaatccttttttttcccGGATAAAACCTAAAGGCACTCACCTGCTAATCtagaacaaattattttcttttgtttagattgatttttttttcttgcataaattATATAATCTATCATTGGCATTAAAGCCTAAGGTTTTTATTGTGgttcttataaatttttatttgcctCGTGGAATATAACTTGgtatattcttttttcttccctctCAATTCATCAATATGgttataatttcaattttttccacAACTGATAAGCATCAAGGTTAGTCTCTGGCACGTCAACAACATATAGGTGAAACAaggtatatataattatatcaaGGTCCTCCATTATTGGTTAGTtgtctaattaaatttttttaaattgtcataATTTTGGCTAATAATATTATTAGTCAGGAATTAAGTAAAACTGAAAAACTAAATGATACTAATTTTCCTATTTGAAAGCGTTGAATCTATCATATTCTTTTTCAAGACAAAGTTGATTGTATAATTGATGTTGGTGTTTCATTTCCATCACCTGAAAATGCTAGCTCTTTTATTATAAGAATATGacataaaaattttgtttgagaagcattattttgctaaaaatatgtttgttacCATCACCGATGCTATCATTAAATATGGTTTTATAGCTAATGACTTTGATCATTGTGTTTATTATTGGAATAGTAGGTACATGTTAATGATAATTTGATTGTTGGTAATGATGTTGCatctattaataaattaaaattccttttaaaatctcattttgagatgaaagatttaggtgaagcatatatatatatatatatatatatatatatatatatatatattattaaagataGAAAATGAAGAACTCTTTATATATCTTAAGAGCaatatatagataaattattaaaaagattccATCTAGATAATTCTAATCCAATGGATACTCTCATtcgtaaacaaataaaattatataagaaaatatgtCATGTTATCGAAGATGTTGGAGAAAAATGCTAAATACTCCATATGCTCAAGTTGTAGTAGTATAATGTATGTTATGCTATGTACACATCTAATCTTAGTTTTGTTGTACGTCTTGTAAGTAGGTTTCAAAGTATTCCCTGGTGAGTTTATGGTTAGCTATTAAAAGAATACTTAGATATATTAAAGGCACAAAAGATTATAATTTGACATATGATAATAAAGGTAAAAACTTGAAAGTTATTAGATACTCTGATGTTGATTTCTCAAGtgtagcacaaaaaaaaaatagttatgtgGCTAAAAGTACCATAAAAGCAGAATATATCGTATGTAGCAACTTAACTTTTGAAATTGTCtggataaaaatatttcttgcaaatctaaaaattaaggaaatttatgatgatccaatcaaaatttaaaaaactaaatttaacaaagaatgaCAAATAGAAAGCCTGAGATAACCCGTGTCGTTTacaaaattagtgaaaaatcctataaaaagcagataaaaaataacaaaatccaatctctaattaaattaaatgttgaatgataaaattgaaaaaaaaaaaagcttaaaaaagaaaaaaaaaatgaacatggaagaattttttaaaacggGGTTAATTTCCTAAATTTGTAATTCATTAAATCATAGACTCAAGCTCAATCAAGAAGcccaattaaatattgaaggatgaaattaaaaaaatatattaattttaaaaaataatcagagtaaaaaaatagcaataaaactaaaggagaaaaaaatcataaaaaaataattttctaaatgataatagaaataaaaagaatggagaaagaatttaacaaaactaaaaaaaattaaaggtggATGAAActataaacaaaatttaattttataaaataattcaaataaaagaatatcaattgaaaaaacatggatCAAATCCAGAGAAAGAATAAATTGAAGGGTTGATCTGAAATATTTGTAAGGTTAATCACGAAAATCAAGgaggaaagaaggaaaaaaagcaaATTAGTGTTAAACTGGAGGGAATTATGCTATATGCTCCATCTATGGAGGTAAACCCTGCCAGGACGAATCATAAAACGTCGAAGAACGCCTTCTTGGCAACCATAAACCACTGCATGCGCCGTTTAAACACGACGAGACAACTTAATCACTAGCATGTTCAACACATATACAAACCCCTTTTACACATGCACACATACCAAATTGCTCTTAGGACTACTTGATAATCAcaagaaaaccaaaatgaaaGTATGAATAAGCCTATGGAAGCAAGGCaaggaaattttttattttaagagcaaCAAAGTCATTTATAGTGTTGTGAAAAgtgaaatattgaaaaaatccCTACACTTtaggtaaataatttttttaagggcAATTAGGTaattatactattaaaaaaatacaaaggccTACTACTTCAAATGAATTATATAATGACCAATAAAGTCAATTATCCCTAAtagataattaagttttttaaaagggaAAAGTAATAGTTTTACTATTCCAATCCACGATCAATCAAAGCATTTCTATCACAtgtttctaataaaatttagatttttgttaATTGCACTTGTAAAGATTGCTTAGCAATCTTTTATACATCTACTATTTTCTCACCTTTGTTACAATCAGTTTACGTGTTTTTCGAGACAAAGTGACAATATTATAGGTTGCTTAatgcatttataaaaattaaaattttcttagatattattatcaagatttgaaattttttctaagaaaaatctttttaaacatCAAACGAGCCCTTCAAGGTTGatgagttttaatttaatattaacaattatcaaattatttgtTGGGGTGCCCTTCattgagaattaaaataataaaacataggGATATTTGTTTCgcataaaattatttgttaatagaaaatattttagaaattaatatgtttttttttaccataaaattctgtaaattattttacatgaaaaatatgtttaaatatttgataaaataatatttgaaaaatataattataatataataatgaaaataatatattagtgATAGTAGTTTTAATACTgatgattaaaacaaaaatgaaaatgtcAGAATAGTGTCTCTGACagaaatgataatgataattattgTGAAGTAATAAAGGTGAAGGTAATGATTCTAAATTATGAACAATGATGAAGATGGTAGAGATGATAGTAGGGTAACAAACACGGTAGTTGTAAGGTGTATAGTGATTGTGATAGTAGTGACATGAATATtgaatgatattataaataatttaaattgtaaaataattttaaattcatcaattttttataagatattttataaaacataaatacaaaaaaaaatcaaaaaatatattttttatagaatactTTTACACATATTAAATTGGTTTAAATTGTTGCTTGAAAAGAGGTattctttcaatatttatcAAGGAGCATTGCAGGGAACTTGGCCTCAACAAATCATCACGAACACGGTCTCTAGAAACTTCCTTCAACCTTCCCTACTGCCACGTGTTCATGCCCTCCACCGTcgtaaaaccctaaaccctcccTATATAAAGCCCCTGGACAAGATCACTACCCGCCTCCAAAACAGAGCAAGCAAAACCCTTCTCCGGTGTCTCCTCTCAAATGGCCACCCCAGCAACAAGTATGATGCTGTACAAGAACGGCAAGTCGTTCCCTCTCCATCTCCTACGCGGCTCTCTTTTAGGTGGGTCCAATAACATCACCAGCCAGTTCATTTCTGACCCTGCACTATTCCAACCACAGCAAAAACCCATCTTCAATTTACTTGGGGGTCAGTCTAATGCTGGTCTTGTGAGTGACGTTAACGGGGCTTTGAATTGGAGATTTGGTCGGTTCGGAGAGATGGGTCGTGTGGAGGCACGTGGGAAGATCGAGAGAGTGATCAGTGATgaggatgaagaagatgatgaggacgttgatgatgatgatgaggagaTTGAGGATTTCGATGAAGATGTGGAGTATGAGGATGGAGGTGATTttgatgacgacgacgacgacgacgacgacgacagCAAATGAAAGtagagttttttctttgtttaatcaA
This genomic interval from Populus alba chromosome 1, ASM523922v2, whole genome shotgun sequence contains the following:
- the LOC118038159 gene encoding probable ubiquitin-conjugating enzyme E2 26 translates to MKPPPPLHIPLNSKKKRVFMDPDVIEVPLPPAPIVSRSHTKQPKNKQVILHEIIDVDKDEDAIDVMILDKKNDLKNKGKSIKDNSDGYSQAKDGVSSCLFSPSPGENNIINMDGLDYDDGAHMDLYPDDFMDFDEYSFLQSHFDKVDIPPGVEAPIPWLPNSDNDAKKSANGTNSFNTNNQMQSNGGGSWSLKPGHVSKKLSSVSGLSFHNPMDSMSHDSGVNLSSPWPLPQTAQGKEEQNVSQHGGNALNFAPFQSKTDLVSSSSLTDYGYAKHLDGVLLPHGVGPAHLGHTNPAPPFVGGLDHFPMISPSISSLVSKLNFSFANHTSHPNVYDPFDALHIPPEDSAAGTPKNVDKDDILRKFQQFKQFDTVEDHSDHHYTNSSSMKQPPKTWAKRIQDEWRILENDLPDSIFVRVYETRMDLLRAVIIGAEGTPYHDGLFFFDVFFPAGYPKVPPLVYYHSGGLRLNPNLYSCGKVCLSLLGTWQGNKNEMWQPGVSTVLQVLVSIQALILNQKPFFNEPGYERLSGSANGEKRSQEYSESTFCFSLKTMAYTMRRPPKHFEDFVLGHFHKRANDILVACKAYMDGAQVGCLVNGGVQDVDEGDKSCSKSFKDCLPAYIDILMKQFSQIGVQDTEKFRTSGNGGDNLSGNGPMAAI